In the genome of Thermoproteus tenax Kra 1, the window CGCAACTACAAGGTCCTCGACGGCGATTCCCATCGACTTGAAGATAGTTATGGAGTACTCATTCGATCTGCCTCTAGCTTTGCCGGCCACTATGTCTGAGAGAGGCACAGCCCTCTCCAGGGCGTTGGCCTGAATGAGGTCGCCCGCCTCTTCTCTCGCCTGGACTACGTCGTCCACGGCGATTATGTCGGCCTTGGCCACCGCATCCGGCGCCAGCTCAGCTCTATGCGCCCAGTTGCTTCCGACCGCGTTTATGTGGATGCCGGGCTTGAGGTGCTCCCCTCTGATGAAAGGCTCTTGGGAGTTAGTTGCAGTACAGAGCACGTCAACGTCGGCAACCTCGGCGTAGCTCTCGGCGACGGTCGCCTCGTAGCCTCTCGATTTAACCATCTCGGCGAAGAGAATCGCATGGCCGGGCGTTCTGCTGTATATTTTCACTAGGGCCGGCCTCATCAGCTCGGCCAAGGCCTCAAACTGAGCCCTTGCCTGCCTCCCTGAGCCAACTATGCCCAAAGTCCTCGAGTTAGGGCGCGCCATATACTTTGTGGCAACTGCAGACGCGGCTCCGGTTCTGATCT includes:
- a CDS encoding ornithine cyclodeaminase family protein, whose amino-acid sequence is MALLISERDVNELLSFRDAINAVEDAFRLMAEGQAVNLPRRRAITKGAVLHTLQGIVLGSYNVAGLKTYLSTRGGSRFVVLLFDVASGELLAIIEADRLGQIRTGAASAVATKYMARPNSRTLGIVGSGRQARAQFEALAELMRPALVKIYSRTPGHAILFAEMVKSRGYEATVAESYAEVADVDVLCTATNSQEPFIRGEHLKPGIHINAVGSNWAHRAELAPDAVAKADIIAVDDVVQAREEAGDLIQANALERAVPLSDIVAGKARGRSNEYSITIFKSMGIAVEDLVVAKRVYERALRAGMGREIPFSGRWPS